A window from Opitutia bacterium ISCC 52 encodes these proteins:
- a CDS encoding sugar phosphate isomerase/epimerase: MDTPRHTRRHFIQTAAALGAGTMLPSILQGAGHANASNPMAGRLYKTLKIGMIKVEGSLTDKFKAAKKAGFMGVEMNSPGMDIAETKKAIRESDFPVDGTVGSTHWKIRHSDPDVETRKEALKLLKQALRDTRAVGGHTCLLVVGKGEDGSVKEVNDRSIENIHKALPLAAELGVSICIENVWNQMHYDHGGDSNQTADELVRYVDAFDSPWVGMQFDIGNHWKYGSMGDWIRTLGKRIIKLDVKGFSRAQGKFMAIGEGDIDFADVRKALHEINYHGWCAAEVKGGDFEALKTISGQMDRVFGL, from the coding sequence ATGGACACCCCAAGACATACCCGCAGACACTTCATTCAAACAGCCGCAGCCTTAGGCGCCGGCACGATGCTCCCATCCATTCTCCAAGGAGCAGGTCATGCCAATGCGTCGAATCCAATGGCGGGACGACTCTACAAAACCCTCAAGATTGGCATGATCAAAGTGGAGGGATCTTTGACCGATAAATTTAAAGCAGCCAAAAAGGCCGGATTCATGGGCGTTGAGATGAACTCGCCCGGTATGGACATCGCGGAAACGAAAAAAGCAATCCGCGAAAGCGATTTTCCGGTAGATGGAACGGTGGGCAGCACACATTGGAAAATTCGCCATTCCGATCCAGATGTAGAGACGCGTAAAGAAGCGCTTAAGCTTCTCAAACAAGCATTACGCGACACGCGAGCCGTCGGGGGGCATACTTGCTTATTAGTGGTAGGAAAAGGCGAAGACGGATCAGTCAAGGAGGTGAACGATCGGTCAATTGAGAATATCCATAAGGCTCTGCCCTTGGCCGCAGAACTTGGTGTATCCATTTGCATCGAGAATGTCTGGAATCAGATGCACTACGATCATGGTGGCGATTCCAATCAAACAGCAGATGAACTAGTCCGCTATGTGGACGCATTCGACTCTCCCTGGGTCGGGATGCAATTCGATATCGGCAATCACTGGAAATACGGATCGATGGGCGACTGGATTCGCACACTTGGCAAACGTATCATCAAGCTCGACGTCAAAGGTTTCTCACGCGCACAAGGTAAGTTCATGGCCATCGGTGAAGGTGACATCGACTTCGCAGACGTTCGTAAAGCACTGCACGAAATCAACTACCATGGTTGGTGCGCTGCCGAAGTAAAAGGTGGAGATTTCGAAGCCTTAAAGACGATCTCTGGACAAATGGATCGCGTCTTTGGATTGTAG
- a CDS encoding DUF2141 domain-containing protein has translation MNRSSFIALFVFSLLCTSVPCVADEGTLILTVKVKGALPDTGQIFLSLFASEDDYLKEPLKYKEIKVDDSGEVLWSFKDLQAGTYAVSAIYDKN, from the coding sequence ATGAATCGGAGTAGCTTCATAGCCCTATTTGTTTTCTCATTACTGTGCACCTCTGTACCCTGTGTGGCCGACGAAGGAACTTTGATCCTCACGGTTAAGGTAAAAGGAGCCTTGCCTGATACAGGCCAAATATTTCTTTCACTCTTCGCATCCGAGGATGACTACCTCAAGGAACCCTTGAAGTACAAAGAAATTAAAGTCGATGATTCCGGAGAGGTTCTTTGGTCCTTCAAAGATCTTCAGGCGGGCACCTATGCAGTCAGTGCAATCTACGATAAAAATTGA
- a CDS encoding sulfatase-like hydrolase/transferase — protein sequence MLYGKRFSFAALILILIGSVGSFAQNPNPNLVIILTDDQGYWDVGFNGCTDIPTPNIDRVANEGVRFTNGYVTYPVCSPSRAGLITGRYQGRFGYQRNPTLNPFDSQAGLPVEEENIAEILKKVNYHSGVIGKWHLGTHPRFRPNVRGFTEFYGFVAGGHRYFPEDLIYPDIESVDRAGGWYNTKLLRNETRIETDEYLTDELSNEAVDFIERNSTKPFFLYLSYNAPHTPMQATEKYLSRFDHIEDPLRKTYAAMISAVDDGVGRVLDKLDELNLDKNTLVFFLSDNGGASNNGSVNTPLRDRKGSIYEGGMRVPFAFRWAGKVPAGIDYDYPISSLDILATMVQLTGVEIATDRPLDGVDLMPFVTGKNKGRPHESLFWLKWDAGQGAARVADYKLVVLENENSTSMYQLSKDIGEKTDVAAGHPEEVNRLNKAFEAWKSELIEPAFDPLGTWQP from the coding sequence ATGCTTTATGGGAAACGATTTTCTTTTGCTGCGCTGATTCTTATTCTCATTGGGAGTGTGGGTAGCTTTGCTCAAAACCCCAATCCGAACTTGGTTATCATCCTTACGGATGACCAGGGCTACTGGGATGTAGGATTCAATGGCTGCACTGACATCCCGACTCCAAATATCGATCGAGTAGCTAATGAAGGAGTACGGTTCACAAATGGTTATGTGACTTATCCTGTTTGTTCACCGAGTAGAGCAGGGCTGATCACCGGTCGTTATCAAGGTCGATTTGGCTATCAACGGAATCCGACTCTCAATCCATTTGATTCGCAAGCGGGACTCCCTGTCGAAGAGGAGAACATAGCTGAGATTCTAAAGAAGGTGAATTACCACTCGGGGGTTATCGGTAAGTGGCATTTGGGTACGCATCCACGCTTTCGTCCCAATGTGCGCGGTTTTACCGAGTTCTACGGGTTTGTTGCTGGAGGACACCGCTACTTCCCCGAGGACCTAATTTATCCGGACATCGAATCGGTTGATCGAGCAGGTGGTTGGTACAATACGAAGCTCTTGCGAAATGAGACGCGCATCGAGACAGATGAATATTTAACCGATGAGCTGTCGAATGAGGCGGTCGATTTCATTGAGCGAAATTCTACAAAACCCTTCTTTTTGTACCTGAGTTACAACGCCCCGCATACGCCGATGCAGGCGACGGAGAAATACCTGAGTCGATTTGATCATATTGAAGATCCACTCCGTAAGACTTATGCGGCCATGATCAGCGCAGTGGACGACGGGGTAGGGCGGGTGCTCGATAAATTGGACGAGCTGAATCTAGATAAAAACACCCTGGTGTTTTTTCTGTCTGATAACGGAGGAGCGTCCAACAACGGTTCGGTCAATACACCACTGCGTGATCGGAAAGGTTCGATCTACGAAGGTGGTATGCGAGTGCCGTTTGCTTTCCGTTGGGCGGGGAAGGTTCCTGCGGGAATCGATTACGACTATCCGATCAGCTCACTGGATATCCTGGCCACCATGGTCCAGCTGACGGGTGTTGAAATTGCCACTGATCGTCCGCTCGACGGTGTGGACTTGATGCCTTTTGTAACCGGCAAAAATAAAGGAAGGCCCCACGAGTCTCTCTTCTGGCTGAAATGGGATGCCGGTCAAGGAGCCGCACGAGTAGCAGATTACAAACTGGTGGTGTTGGAGAATGAAAATAGTACTTCGATGTATCAACTTTCTAAAGACATTGGTGAAAAAACAGATGTTGCTGCAGGTCATCCAGAGGAGGTAAACCGCTTAAACAAAGCGTTTGAGGCTTGGAAAAGCGAATTGATAGAACCCGCATTTGATCCTTTAGGTACTTGGCAACCTTGA
- a CDS encoding U32 family peptidase: MKSSEDALKKLNLPLVDASTPSLSTFEDGAQYRIEIPSTEGPQAFRTVLEEADKLDCPVHRISQGSGIQMLSDDEIREMAQIGADRNIEVCLFTTPRAGFDIGGAWNAPVGKFIQWQVRGADQLRYSLDDIYRAVELGIRSVLIADVGLIKMIKDLRDSGDLPADLIVKSSAVMMPANPASAKLMEDIGSDTVNVSTDLSVAQLSAIRQVVTKPLDIYIEAPDGIGGFLRHFETPDMIKFSAPIYVKLGLRNSPDIYPSGKHLETTALNLSRERVRRSKLVYDLIQREFPEAVMSKTGINHKDLGVPVVS; encoded by the coding sequence ATGAAGTCATCCGAAGACGCTCTTAAGAAACTCAATCTCCCTTTGGTGGATGCTTCCACTCCTTCGTTATCGACCTTTGAAGATGGAGCTCAATACCGTATCGAAATTCCAAGCACGGAAGGTCCTCAGGCTTTTCGAACCGTGCTTGAAGAAGCGGATAAGCTGGATTGTCCTGTCCACCGCATTAGTCAGGGCAGCGGGATTCAGATGCTCAGTGACGATGAGATTCGCGAGATGGCTCAAATCGGTGCCGACCGAAATATTGAAGTTTGTCTTTTTACTACCCCAAGAGCCGGGTTTGATATCGGAGGTGCCTGGAATGCCCCGGTTGGGAAATTTATCCAGTGGCAGGTTCGTGGAGCTGATCAGTTGCGCTACAGTCTTGATGATATTTATCGGGCTGTTGAGCTAGGTATACGAAGTGTCCTGATCGCGGACGTGGGTTTGATCAAAATGATTAAAGACCTGCGCGACAGTGGCGACTTGCCTGCTGATCTTATTGTGAAGTCATCCGCCGTGATGATGCCGGCCAATCCTGCTTCGGCAAAACTGATGGAGGATATTGGCTCTGATACTGTGAATGTATCCACCGATCTTTCGGTGGCTCAGCTCAGTGCCATCCGGCAAGTCGTGACCAAGCCCTTGGATATCTACATTGAAGCACCCGACGGGATTGGTGGATTTCTACGCCACTTTGAAACACCCGATATGATCAAGTTTTCCGCGCCTATTTATGTGAAGCTCGGGCTACGCAATTCGCCCGATATTTATCCATCCGGAAAACACCTCGAAACCACAGCCCTGAACCTCAGTCGAGAGCGAGTTCGTCGCAGTAAACTGGTTTACGACCTCATTCAGCGTGAGTTCCCGGAGGCCGTGATGTCTAAAACAGGAATAAATCACAAAGATCTTGGAGTTCCTGTTGTAAGCTAA
- a CDS encoding beta/gamma crystallin family protein yields the protein MNHSRPIYSVVLLLMLSFLTTSSLAQTNIENGYAVLYSGQNYSGASYRLVPGEEMGAISQLDSTGLWPSQEYMVGSVEIYGDIVLHLYNDSRFQGNLMKVSQSISDMRRIRNRPVGSLRLLRTAGVYASPPSQASVSQARPTTSIKVGEVRMYENGGFSGQSLTYDKLEIVGDLNRVAQSRGRWNDRISSIYIKGDYSVILFQDANFKGHSLRIDESVSNLNDLRRRDPEKRNWNDAVSSFEIISKNGEGLYSKGQPRYAGTIYEDANFQGGYMALYDGQQVSNLRDKRWNDKLSSVMVERGFKIILYQAKDFGGESITLDIHQPTMKSFPGNWNDTVSSLRVVRSQ from the coding sequence ATGAATCATTCTCGTCCTATTTATTCCGTTGTTTTGCTGCTTATGCTGTCGTTTCTTACGACCTCAAGCCTAGCGCAAACTAATATCGAGAATGGGTATGCGGTGCTTTATTCGGGGCAAAATTACTCAGGGGCCTCCTACCGCTTAGTGCCGGGCGAAGAAATGGGTGCTATAAGCCAATTGGACAGCACAGGACTCTGGCCGTCTCAGGAATATATGGTCGGTTCTGTGGAAATTTATGGGGACATTGTTTTGCACCTCTACAATGACTCGAGATTTCAAGGAAACTTGATGAAGGTTTCTCAGAGCATCTCTGACATGAGACGCATTCGTAACCGACCTGTTGGATCGCTGCGATTGTTGCGCACGGCGGGGGTGTATGCTTCTCCACCATCTCAGGCTTCTGTTTCTCAAGCGAGACCGACCACAAGTATCAAGGTGGGAGAAGTCAGGATGTATGAAAATGGCGGATTCAGTGGCCAGTCTTTGACTTACGACAAATTGGAAATTGTGGGTGACTTGAATCGAGTCGCACAATCGCGAGGAAGATGGAATGACCGTATCTCTTCCATTTACATCAAGGGTGATTATTCGGTCATCTTATTTCAAGATGCCAACTTTAAGGGACATTCACTGCGGATCGACGAGTCAGTTTCCAATCTTAACGATCTTCGTCGTCGGGATCCTGAGAAGCGGAATTGGAATGACGCTGTTTCCTCTTTTGAGATCATTTCTAAAAATGGGGAAGGTTTGTACTCCAAAGGACAACCGCGCTATGCAGGGACGATTTATGAGGATGCCAATTTTCAAGGAGGATACATGGCACTCTATGATGGGCAGCAAGTTTCCAACTTAAGGGATAAGCGCTGGAACGATAAGTTATCCTCGGTGATGGTGGAGCGTGGCTTTAAAATTATCCTTTATCAGGCCAAGGATTTTGGAGGCGAGTCTATCACCCTCGATATTCATCAACCGACCATGAAGAGCTTTCCTGGGAACTGGAATGACACCGTGTCATCCCTGAGGGTCGTTCGATCTCAGTAG
- a CDS encoding DUF2141 domain-containing protein, producing MDTGFLEIPKEPIGISNDAKGTFGPLFFKKTSFPLDHSTEITVNLTKV from the coding sequence CTGGATACAGGATTTCTAGAAATCCCCAAAGAGCCCATCGGCATATCCAACGACGCAAAAGGAACCTTCGGACCTCTCTTTTTTAAGAAAACATCCTTTCCACTAGATCATTCGACCGAGATCACCGTAAACCTGACTAAAGTATAA
- a CDS encoding sulfatase-like hydrolase/transferase: protein MFLSLSRLVTLCLLIGGFTASSWAAPNIILILTDDQGWSQLSDLMDPKVSSSKSDYLEAPNMARMMDEGRRFTSGYSPAPLCTPTRRAILCGTTAVRSGTEFASPNWIPAEHLTIPKALKAANPDYRAAHFGKWGEQMISTPEECGYDASDGMTGNMTGGMPKSLGIASGNHAEGPPHFIDNEDPKRTVTVTDHAIHFMNEQVGAEKPFYVQVSYYAQHLSVVTRESLLEKYQKKGSPDRGYTQAWAAMLEELDNGVGRLLDAVDDMGIKDNTYVFFTTDNGGRGTVPGGDNKAMAPNHPLSGAKHHLLEGGIRVPFFVVGPGVEAGSLSRTPVAGYDFLPTFHALAGGKPDQLTHEVDGVNIQALLSDKTAGQFQRPQQALFFHRPRRAMSAIRQNDFKLMVYWNKDGTLANHELYKVYPNPTEEGNEVTDKYPALVESLLNRLLAHLYLVNAERSVPR, encoded by the coding sequence ATGTTTCTATCCTTAAGTCGTCTCGTTACCCTGTGTCTTCTGATTGGAGGTTTCACTGCATCCAGTTGGGCTGCGCCCAATATCATTCTCATTCTTACCGATGATCAGGGCTGGAGCCAGTTATCTGATCTCATGGACCCCAAGGTGAGTTCCTCCAAGTCCGATTATTTGGAGGCTCCCAATATGGCGCGCATGATGGATGAGGGGCGCCGCTTTACCAGTGGGTACTCACCAGCTCCATTGTGCACACCCACAAGAAGGGCGATTCTCTGCGGCACGACTGCGGTGAGGAGTGGGACGGAGTTCGCCAGCCCCAATTGGATTCCTGCTGAACATTTGACGATTCCGAAGGCACTGAAGGCTGCGAACCCTGATTACAGAGCCGCTCATTTTGGAAAATGGGGTGAGCAGATGATTTCCACGCCTGAGGAATGTGGCTATGATGCCAGCGATGGGATGACTGGGAATATGACAGGAGGCATGCCCAAGTCGTTGGGGATTGCATCGGGGAATCACGCCGAAGGTCCGCCTCACTTTATTGACAACGAAGACCCCAAACGAACCGTTACCGTCACGGATCATGCGATACATTTCATGAATGAGCAGGTTGGAGCCGAAAAGCCATTCTATGTGCAGGTCAGTTATTACGCCCAGCACTTGTCTGTAGTGACTCGTGAAAGCCTCCTGGAGAAATACCAAAAGAAGGGGTCACCGGACCGAGGCTATACTCAGGCCTGGGCAGCGATGCTGGAAGAACTAGACAATGGGGTAGGTCGCTTGCTCGATGCAGTTGACGATATGGGAATCAAGGATAACACCTATGTTTTCTTCACAACTGACAATGGCGGCCGTGGTACTGTGCCAGGAGGAGATAATAAAGCGATGGCTCCCAATCATCCCTTGTCCGGAGCCAAGCACCATTTGTTAGAAGGCGGAATTCGGGTACCATTCTTTGTGGTAGGCCCTGGGGTAGAAGCTGGATCTTTAAGCAGGACTCCGGTTGCTGGATATGATTTTCTACCCACTTTTCATGCTTTGGCTGGTGGAAAACCCGATCAACTCACTCATGAAGTGGATGGCGTGAATATCCAGGCTCTCTTATCCGATAAAACTGCGGGTCAATTTCAACGCCCTCAACAAGCCCTCTTCTTTCACCGTCCGCGTCGAGCTATGTCTGCCATTCGCCAAAACGATTTTAAGCTCATGGTCTACTGGAACAAAGATGGCACACTGGCTAACCATGAGCTCTACAAAGTCTACCCTAATCCCACTGAAGAAGGAAATGAAGTCACGGACAAATATCCGGCCCTCGTTGAGTCTCTTCTCAATCGCTTGTTGGCGCATCTCTACCTGGTGAATGCAGAACGTAGTGTGCCCCGTTGA
- a CDS encoding aldehyde dehydrogenase (NADP(+)), producing MQINGLSLIGSSTGALGDSSFNAIDPSTANEIEPPFYAASADETNRAADLANNAFLYYSRKTGAERADFLRAIADQIEALGDTLTQRAMAETGLPEGRIQGETGRTTGQLRLFATVAEEGSWVEARIDTALPDRQPIPKPDIRSMKRPSGPVAVFAASNFPLAFSVAGGDTASALASGCPVIVKAHSSHPGTSELVGQAILAAIAETGMPEGTFSLLHGSGRVVGSALVTHPAIQAVGFTGSTAGGTALMKLASSRPQPIPVYAEMGSVNPVFILPGAAASNGPGLASGLQVSATMGVGQFCTNPGVVLVESSKTGNAIVSSFTEEMSKAPSAIMLNPSIHSAYTGGVASRSGNEKVNTLVVNDDDGVGCPGVAAVFEVSADTFLEDESLSEEIFGPETTLVRWNTKEDLLAVAEELDGQLTATIHGTEQDLENYADLVAILERKVGRIVYNGFPTGVEVCPSMVHGGPFPATSDGRSTSVGTHAIERFIRLVAYQSSPQSLLPDELKDGNPSGIMRMVNGEYTK from the coding sequence ATGCAAATAAATGGACTATCATTGATTGGATCCTCTACGGGAGCGCTGGGCGATTCGTCCTTCAACGCGATTGATCCTTCCACTGCCAACGAGATTGAGCCGCCTTTTTACGCAGCTTCAGCCGACGAAACCAATAGGGCCGCTGATTTGGCTAACAATGCTTTTCTGTATTACAGCCGTAAGACAGGAGCTGAACGCGCTGATTTTCTAAGAGCAATCGCTGATCAGATTGAAGCCTTAGGCGATACGCTTACTCAGCGTGCCATGGCTGAAACAGGCCTTCCAGAAGGACGCATCCAAGGTGAAACAGGTCGAACCACGGGCCAGTTAAGGCTTTTTGCAACGGTGGCTGAAGAAGGATCCTGGGTGGAAGCTCGGATCGATACCGCCTTACCAGATCGCCAGCCTATTCCAAAGCCGGATATTCGTTCGATGAAACGTCCCTCGGGTCCGGTTGCTGTATTCGCAGCCAGCAATTTTCCTTTAGCCTTTTCGGTAGCCGGAGGTGACACAGCCTCAGCATTAGCCTCAGGTTGTCCTGTCATTGTAAAGGCTCACTCCTCTCATCCAGGTACTTCTGAACTCGTGGGCCAAGCCATTCTGGCCGCCATCGCAGAAACGGGTATGCCAGAAGGCACCTTTAGCTTACTTCATGGTAGTGGAAGAGTGGTGGGTTCAGCTCTGGTAACGCACCCTGCGATTCAGGCAGTAGGATTCACCGGTTCGACTGCTGGTGGAACGGCCTTAATGAAATTGGCTTCCAGCCGTCCTCAGCCGATCCCGGTCTACGCAGAAATGGGAAGTGTAAACCCTGTCTTTATTTTACCGGGTGCTGCCGCTTCTAACGGTCCAGGCTTGGCCAGTGGGCTTCAGGTATCTGCAACCATGGGAGTCGGGCAGTTCTGCACCAATCCAGGGGTCGTGTTAGTCGAGTCTTCCAAGACGGGTAATGCTATTGTCTCTTCCTTTACAGAAGAAATGTCCAAAGCGCCTTCTGCTATCATGCTCAATCCGAGTATTCACAGTGCCTATACAGGTGGAGTCGCTTCCAGGAGTGGCAACGAGAAAGTGAATACCCTGGTCGTGAACGATGACGATGGCGTTGGTTGTCCTGGCGTAGCCGCGGTATTCGAAGTGAGTGCTGATACCTTTCTCGAGGACGAGTCACTCAGTGAGGAGATCTTTGGTCCTGAAACGACCTTGGTTCGTTGGAACACCAAAGAAGATTTGCTGGCCGTAGCCGAAGAGCTCGATGGACAACTAACCGCTACGATCCACGGTACGGAACAGGATTTAGAAAACTATGCCGATTTGGTGGCCATTCTGGAACGCAAGGTTGGCCGGATAGTATACAATGGCTTTCCAACGGGTGTCGAAGTATGCCCATCGATGGTTCATGGCGGGCCATTCCCAGCAACTTCCGATGGACGAAGTACCTCTGTCGGTACCCACGCCATAGAACGTTTTATTCGCTTGGTCGCTTACCAAAGCAGTCCTCAGTCACTGCTGCCTGATGAGCTCAAAGATGGTAATCCATCAGGCATCATGCGCATGGTGAATGGGGAATACACTAAGTAG
- a CDS encoding alpha-glucosidase/alpha-galactosidase, which yields MAGNDFKIAFIGAGSVGFTRKILRDTLAVPEFRNIRISFTDISEQNLDMVTQLAQRDIDANGLDIKIYSTTDRREVLKDAKYIICVVRVGGLEAFQHDVDIPLKYGVDQCVGDTLCTGGIFYAQRGINTLLDFCKDIHEVAAPNCLMLNYANPMAMNTWACNKYGGVRTIGLCHGVQNDTKLIAKAFDIPLEELDVICAGINHQTWFVSLKHKGEDLTGKLLDAMESHPVISQEEKLRIDILKRFGYFCTESNGHVSEYLAWYRKRPDEINNWINMNRWILGETGGYLRICTESRNWFDTDFPNWLKEPPFDYKQEARSHEHGSWIIEGLETGHVYRGHFNVVNNGVITNLPDDAIIEAPGYVDANGINMPVVGDLPLGLAGICNNSITVQRMAMEAAVHGDVELLKQSMLLDPLTGAVCNPPEVWQMADEMLIALEPWMPQYKAEIAKIKTHRAEVGWPIPTKDDYEGAARLRTKTVEEMAENAEEARRLAGESDRGDLDNVSDSVKRIIKHMRG from the coding sequence ATGGCGGGAAATGATTTCAAAATAGCTTTTATCGGTGCCGGTAGTGTCGGCTTCACACGCAAGATACTTCGCGATACCCTCGCAGTCCCAGAATTTCGGAACATCCGTATTTCATTCACAGATATATCTGAGCAAAACCTGGACATGGTTACGCAGCTGGCTCAGCGGGATATCGACGCGAATGGATTGGATATTAAGATTTACTCAACCACCGACCGTCGGGAGGTGCTCAAGGATGCCAAATACATTATATGCGTGGTCCGCGTTGGAGGATTGGAGGCCTTTCAGCACGATGTCGACATCCCGTTGAAATATGGGGTGGACCAATGCGTTGGCGATACGCTTTGCACCGGTGGCATCTTTTATGCTCAGCGTGGGATTAATACTTTGTTGGATTTTTGTAAGGATATACACGAAGTGGCGGCACCGAATTGTCTGATGCTCAACTACGCCAATCCCATGGCTATGAACACCTGGGCCTGTAACAAGTATGGCGGCGTACGCACCATTGGTCTTTGTCATGGAGTGCAAAACGACACGAAGCTGATTGCTAAAGCTTTTGATATTCCTCTGGAAGAACTGGATGTGATTTGCGCGGGCATAAATCACCAGACGTGGTTTGTTTCTTTAAAACACAAAGGCGAAGACCTTACCGGAAAATTACTCGATGCGATGGAGAGCCATCCGGTGATCAGTCAGGAGGAAAAACTCCGCATCGATATCTTAAAACGCTTTGGCTATTTCTGCACCGAATCCAACGGACACGTCAGCGAGTATTTGGCTTGGTACCGTAAGCGCCCCGATGAAATTAATAACTGGATCAACATGAATCGTTGGATCTTGGGTGAGACGGGAGGCTATTTGCGTATTTGTACGGAGTCACGAAACTGGTTTGATACGGATTTCCCCAATTGGTTGAAAGAGCCGCCCTTTGATTACAAACAGGAGGCACGCAGTCATGAGCATGGTAGCTGGATCATCGAAGGCTTGGAAACGGGACATGTTTATCGAGGACATTTCAACGTGGTAAATAATGGAGTGATCACCAACTTGCCCGACGATGCCATAATTGAGGCACCCGGTTATGTGGATGCTAACGGCATCAACATGCCTGTTGTTGGTGACCTTCCTCTGGGGCTTGCCGGAATTTGTAACAACAGCATCACCGTTCAACGGATGGCTATGGAAGCTGCGGTTCATGGGGATGTTGAGTTACTGAAGCAGTCCATGCTGCTTGACCCCCTGACGGGTGCGGTTTGCAACCCACCGGAGGTCTGGCAAATGGCGGATGAAATGCTCATCGCTCTTGAACCCTGGATGCCTCAATACAAAGCTGAGATCGCCAAGATAAAAACTCACCGCGCTGAGGTTGGCTGGCCCATTCCTACGAAGGATGATTATGAAGGAGCCGCCCGTCTAAGAACGAAGACGGTGGAAGAAATGGCTGAGAATGCTGAGGAGGCCCGGCGTCTGGCTGGAGAATCCGACCGTGGCGATCTCGACAACGTCAGTGATTCGGTTAAACGCATCATCAAGCATATGCGTGGATAG
- a CDS encoding sulfatase produces MTFFRVTLFFFISCIGCLSIAQDSRPNVLLISIDDLNDWAGKFNGNPQMLTPHLDRFAEKGAVVFQNTHCAGPVCGPSRSAMMSGFMPDRTGAYGNSHNMLKSALVQEYATLPEYFSKNGYTTINKGKIFHAHASEHGLDRGQWAWDTWLPREGGAPVDKTKYYSRREGVYGGKKMKDSPYADPRGSEFGWGPTIGGKEEMSDYQTAQWAADLLQEPSEKPFFLAVGISKPHLPWYVPQKYFDRYPLDQVIAPVVDENDFDDVLNAKGEPAYEASLDYLWTSQSDELYKRAARAYMASSSFADDCVGVVLDGLAKSPHRDNTIVVIWGDHGWHLGEKLRYRKGSLWAESTRAPLMIRLPGMDKAQDCEHAVNLLDLHPTVIDLCGLPARPDIDGRSIVPLLENPTQDWPYPTVTTQGYGNHSVVYEDWHYIQRRDGVNELYHLKSDPYEHKNLIRSDNPVAAQVLAQLKSFVPTDLAPELPKNEPGLSKEGFDMTLKKTRNLAKLK; encoded by the coding sequence ATGACTTTCTTTCGGGTTACCCTTTTTTTCTTCATTTCGTGTATTGGATGTTTGTCTATTGCTCAGGACTCTCGTCCCAACGTCCTCCTCATTTCCATTGATGACCTGAACGACTGGGCGGGGAAGTTTAATGGCAATCCCCAGATGTTAACGCCTCACTTGGATCGTTTTGCTGAAAAGGGGGCCGTGGTGTTTCAAAACACGCATTGTGCAGGTCCTGTTTGTGGCCCATCGCGATCCGCCATGATGTCTGGCTTCATGCCCGATCGAACCGGTGCCTACGGTAACAGCCATAATATGCTTAAATCTGCTTTGGTTCAGGAGTATGCCACCTTGCCGGAGTATTTTTCCAAAAACGGATATACCACGATCAATAAAGGAAAGATATTTCATGCTCATGCCAGCGAGCATGGGCTCGATCGTGGCCAGTGGGCGTGGGATACCTGGTTGCCTCGAGAGGGTGGAGCGCCGGTGGATAAAACGAAATATTACTCCCGACGGGAAGGAGTCTATGGAGGGAAAAAGATGAAAGATTCACCTTACGCGGATCCACGAGGATCTGAATTTGGCTGGGGGCCTACTATTGGTGGAAAGGAAGAAATGTCGGACTATCAGACCGCGCAATGGGCTGCAGATCTTTTGCAAGAGCCTAGCGAGAAACCTTTCTTCCTCGCCGTGGGAATTTCCAAACCGCATTTGCCCTGGTATGTTCCTCAAAAGTATTTTGACCGCTATCCTTTGGACCAAGTGATCGCCCCTGTGGTAGACGAGAACGACTTCGACGATGTGCTCAACGCCAAAGGTGAGCCTGCCTACGAAGCATCCCTTGATTATTTGTGGACTTCGCAATCTGATGAACTTTACAAACGCGCTGCCCGAGCTTACATGGCCTCCAGCTCATTTGCCGACGATTGCGTGGGTGTTGTGCTTGATGGACTTGCCAAGAGTCCGCATCGAGACAACACCATCGTCGTGATCTGGGGAGACCATGGTTGGCATTTGGGTGAAAAGCTGCGCTACCGGAAAGGCTCTCTCTGGGCGGAGTCTACTCGTGCTCCTCTAATGATTCGTTTGCCCGGTATGGACAAAGCTCAGGATTGTGAGCATGCGGTTAACCTGCTTGATTTGCATCCTACGGTGATTGATCTCTGTGGCCTTCCTGCTCGACCCGATATTGATGGACGTAGCATTGTTCCCTTGCTGGAGAATCCAACTCAAGACTGGCCTTACCCGACTGTAACAACGCAAGGTTATGGAAACCACTCTGTGGTGTATGAAGATTGGCACTACATTCAACGAAGAGATGGAGTGAATGAACTTTATCATCTCAAGTCTGACCCTTATGAGCATAAAAACCTTATCCGAAGTGATAACCCAGTAGCGGCTCAAGTGCTCGCTCAGCTCAAGAGCTTTGTTCCTACCGACCTTGCTCCTGAGTTGCCGAAGAACGAACCTGGTCTTTCGAAGGAAGGCTTTGATATGACGCTCAAGAAGACGAGGAACTTGGCAAAACTGAAGTAG